The genomic interval AGCGTAAAGTAAAGTACCTATTAAAAGGAAAACAAACCATGCAAGGTAAGCTCTGGGTAGCCCCCATGCGGATATGGCTATAGGTAAAACAAGGGCAAATATACCAGCAGCTGTATTCCCAATACCTGCATAAATACCAAGAGCCGTACCCTGTTTACTTTTCGGATAGCAGTACGAAACCTGAGCTATACCTACAGAGTAAGTGGCTATACTGCATCCGCTTAGCACACCTAAGAGCAGTATAACTGGATAAAATTCTTTACTCATTCTGTCAGGGTAGTAGGAAAACAAAAGGAAGGTGAGCCCCCCCATGCCAAGTATAGAAAGGAATAGTAGAGTAAGCATAGGTTTTTTCCCACCGACCTTGTCCACCCACGCTCCAAAGGGTAATCTCAATAAAGAACCTGTCAAATAGGGTACGGACACCAAAAGCCCAAGCTCTATGCCTGAGAGGTGTAAAAGTCCTTTAAAGCTCTTCGCGGCAGGTCCATACAGAGAAACTGCAGCAAAACCTACAAAGAAGGCGAACGTTGCCCATATAAGACCAAGAGTGGGGTTATTTACAAGCTTTAACTCTATCTCTACTATGAGCCTTTCCATCTTTGTTACCTCCTTCATCTCTTAAGAGCCTGAAGTCTTCTGAAGTTTATATAAGGTCTCCACAGGTAGCTTAAAGGAAATGTTACCGAGTGTACGAGCTTAGTAAAAGGGAAGTATGAGAAAAATATGAGAGCAAAAATTATGTGGAGTTTGTTTGTAAAAGGTATACTCGCCGAGAACGTCGCATTAGGCAAGAACTTAAGTATGCTACTCAGCCAAGGACCTACCGCATAGGACACTCCAAAAACACCTTTTATTACAGACTGATACATACCTAAGGAGGTTATTATTAAAAGAAAAAGCAAAACAGCATAATCTTCAAAGGTGGACATGGACCTGATCCGAGGGTTACTGATCCTTCTCCACAACGCAACTAAAAGTCCCCAAAGAAGCATAACACCTCCTACAATACCAATCCAGCGGAAAAAGTCCACAAGATAAGTAAGTCCGTACGCACCTCCCACAAATCCCACCACATGAGCTATAAACAGGGTTAGCAATCCCCAGTGCATGTTGAGAGACGCTACTCCTATGGAAGACCTACCAAAGAAGCCTGAAGAGCGCGTCGTCCAAAGTAAGTCTCCGCGAGCTGTTATATCCCACTTTCCCCTATAGCTTCCCTTAAATCCACTGAAGAGTCTGTAAAATATACCCCCAAAAAATAGGAACAAAGCCACATAAGGTAAAGCTATAAATAGGAAGTTTTCCATCATTTTTTCACCTCCTCTTTTTGTATGTCAAGTTTTAAAAGTTCTGCAAGCACGTCAAAGAGCAGAATGTAGTATGAACCGAGTTCTTGGAGTCTTTCGCGCATACGTTCAAGGGCTGGCAGTATATACTCCTGTATACACCTTCCCCTTACTTGGTCTTCTTTTCTGTCCGCTGTTAATGCAAGAAATTCAAGCACCATAGGGAGAAAATCAGGCAACTCTTTACTATCAGGCTTTAGCCCAAAGTATTTGTAAGCACCAAGAAGGTCTATCATGTAGTCGTTCCTATCGGATACACCTGCTTGCGCGCAGGTATTTGATTCTTCAAAGAGATGAGCGCCGAGATAAAGAGGGCATTTGGGGGAAAGCTCAAAAAGGTCAATATACTCTTCTGCTGACGGTGGATAAAAAGTTAAAAAATCCAGAAGTTTTTCGGATAACTCATTTCCAAGAGTATAAAGATAGGTTGCAAGAAGATATCCTTTCTTCTTTACATCTTCTACAGCCACCTCCTCTGGGTTACAGAAAAGTTCCGATAAAAGTAAGTACAGTTCCTTCATCACAACCCCTCCGTTGCGTGATAGGATTTTCTTCTATTTACGGGTGACCAAGGATTCATGATGTCAAAGCCTGTCATCCCTCTTTCCGTGTATGGGTCAATTTCCGCCTTTTCTCTCCTCGTTGTAGGAAGAACAAAGCGCTCGTTATAAAAAGCAAGAGACACACCTCTCAAAATACTCTTAGCATCTTCTTCACTTAACCCAACCCTTTTGAGAATTTCAGTATTTGGTTTACCATCAACTTTTAAGCTTCTAAAGTAGTGCCTTACTGCAAGCTGTCTCCTTATGGACTTTTTGACTTCCTCCTCGTTTCCTGCTGCAAACATATTGGCTAAGTATCTTATGGGTATACGCATTTTATCTATATCTTCTATATCTGGCAGAAAACCTCCATTCTCAGGTTTTTCCATATCAAATATGTCCGTATCAGAAGGAGAGCTTTTGCCTTTCGCTGTGGCAAGCGGACTTAAAGGTGGTATGTAAAAAACCATTGGAAAAGTTCTAAACTCAGGGTGAAGGGGAAGCGCAAGTTCCCATTTTTTAAAGAGTTTGTAAACGGGTGAGCGTTGCGCAGCATCTATCCAATCATCCGGTATTCCTTGTTTTTTCGCCTCCTCTATCACTTTCGGGTCAAAGGGATCAAGGATAACCTCTCTTTGAGCTTTGACAAGGCTGCGCTCATCAGCCAAAAGCGCTTCCTCAAGCTTTTCCAAATCGTAAAGGACCAAACCAAAAGACCTTATTCTACCTACGCATGTGTGGAAGCAAACCGGAGGAAGCCCTGTTTCAACTCTGGGATAACATAGTATACACTTCTCCATCTTCCCAGTTCTCCAGTTATAGTACGGTTTTTTGTAAGGGCATGAGGATACGCAGTACCTCCAGTTTCTGCATCTCACTTGGTCTATGAGGACTATGCCATCTTCTTCCCTTTTGTAAGCTGCACCCGATGGACAGGCACCCACGCAAGCTGGATTAAGACAGTGGTTGCATATTCTTGGAAGATAAAAGTAAAAAACGTTTTTAAAAGTGAGGAGTGCTTCCACTTCTTCCTTGCTCATACCTTTGAAGTTCACATCGTATTTACCCGTTACGTGTGTACCACCAGCATTGTCTTCCCAGTTTACGTTCCAAGTTATAGGTATGTCCTCCTCACCTGTCACCATTGATTTGGGTCTTGCTACGGGCTGTTGTTTCTTTTGCTCTTTTGTGTGTAGTTCTTCGTAAGTGAAAGTGTAAGGATCTTCGCCGTAGTAATCCTTCATTTCGGGTATATGCGGATTGAAAAAAAGGTTAAGAAGCATATAAGATTTCCCACCATAGCGCAATTTCAGTTTGTTGCCTTTTTTAACCCATCCTCCTTTCCACAGCTCTTGGTCTTCCCATCTTTTTGGATATCCTATACCCGGCTTCGTTTCTACATTGTTCCACCACATGTACTCTGCACCTTCTCGGTTTGTCCACACATTCTTACATGCGACGGTGCATGTGTTGCATCCTATACACTTTTCAAGGTTAAAGGTCATACCAAACTGTGCCTTTACTCTCATGTCAGACCTCCTTATTTGGCAGGTAATTTGTTCATCTCCTCCTCTTTATAAATGACCTTCTTTCTACCTTCGGCGTGAGGCATTTTGCGTATGAGAACGCAGTGATCTCTTTCGGAAGGTGATGTTCCCCAATAGTTGGTATAATAAGAAAATTGAGCGTACCCTCCTATCATAGTACCAGGATTCATCAATATCCTCGTAGTTGCGTTGTTGTTTCCTCCCCTAAGGTCAGAGCATTGGTATTTTTTAGCTAAAGGTGAGAAGGGTATATTTACGTGTCTTTCCACCTGGTGATAGGTTATCGCCATACCCCTCGGAACCTGATGACTCACCACAGCTCTAACTACCTCTATACCGTTTTCGTTCCACATCTCCACCCAATCGTTGTCTTCTATATCCATCTCTTTGGCATCTTCCGGATTGAGCCACACTGTTGGTCCACCCCTTGATAACTGCATCATAGGCCAGTGGTCTCTAAAAGAACTGTGTATCTGCCACTTTCCGTGAGGTGTTATAAAGCGAAGCACTTTTGACTTAGGCTCAATTCTTTTTAGGTTTATGTCGCCAAGCACCACCGTATCCAGAGGAGGCTTATAAGTAGGTAAGGCTTCTCCAAGCTCTCTAAAGCCTTGATGGTCGTAGTATATCTCTTGCCTACCAGAAAGTGTGTGCCATGGTTTAAGTCTCTCCACATTTAACGTCCAAGGTGCAAAGGTTCTCTGTTTCCCATCTTCGTTTATAAGTATGGCTCCCCACTGGGGTGTAGTGTGTATCCTCCTTGGTTGCGAAATGATATCCTTGTAATGAACCTTTCTGTCTTTCACTGGCTCTACAAGATCCGTCAAAGGTAAGCCTACCTTTTTTTCCATTTCCTTGAAGAACATGTAAGCTAACCTTCCATTTAGCTCTGGAGATATCTGAAGTATGAGTTCACAGATTTGTTCGGGCTTTTCAAAATAGATCTTTCCATTTCTAACCTCCAAAACCTCGTTGTTTTTAAGCTCCTCCACTATAGGTGTAAGGTCCACATAGTGACCTTTTGAACCATAACCTTTAGGCTGGCATACAAGAGGACCCAAAGAGACAAGCTTGTCATATATCTTCGTGTAATCCCTTTCAACTATCGTAATTTTGGGGAATGTCTTTCCTGGCACAGGTTCACACTCTCCGTATTTCCAATCTTTCACTTCACCTTTAGGTTGTGCGAGCTGGTCAGGTGAATCCATGAAGAGGGCTGTAACCACAACATCTTTTACTGGTTTAGGAAAGTGCTTTTTAGCAAGTTCTGAAAACTTCTGAGCTATGAGCTTGAAGGCTTCCCAATCATGCTTTGCCTCCCACGGGGGTTGTATTGCTGGTGTCAAAGGATGTACAAAAGTGTGCATATCTCCAAAGGTTACATCGTACTTTTCGTACCAAAAGGCAGCTGGAAGTACTATGTCTGCATAATTTGCGGTTGAATCCATCCTTATGTTGAGATTAACGAGAAGGTCAAGCTTGCCTATTGGAGCTGGCTCTCTCCACTCTATCTCCTTTATGAGTCCCTTTGCAGGCTCTTCTTCCCAAAGTACATTGTGGTGAGTTCCAAGAAAGTGTTTAAGCGCTATCTCCTGTCCCCTCATACTTGTACCTATGAGGTTGCCTCTCCAAACTATAAGTACTTTAAGATGGTTTTCTTTGGCATCCGGGTCGTGTATTGCGAATCTGTACCTGCCCTCCTTAAACTGCTTTACGATCCAGTTTACGACTTCTTCATCAGTCCTGCATCCCGCTTTTATGGCTTCTTCATAAACTTCCAGAGGGTTTTTCTTATCAAAAGTTGGATAAAAGGGTAACCATCCAAGCCTTACAGCTAAGGCATTCATATCCGCAGCGTGGTTGTATCTTTCTTTCATCTTCGTATTTTCAGCCCATTGGGTATCAAAGGTCATAGGGTCGTATCTCCACTGACCTGTGTGGAAATACCAGAAAGATGTAGAGTTCTGCATTCTTGGCGGTCTCGTCCAATCAAGGGCACCACCTAAATTTACAAAAGCTGCGTGTAGTCTCGTGTGCTGTGTACCTACATAATGGTTAAAGTTGCCACCATTCCTTCCGTTGCATCCACAAAGAGCGAGCATAACAGCTAAGGCTCTGTAATAAAGAGGTCCGCCATGGTAAAAGTGTAAAAGCCCAGGACCCGTTATAACCATGGATCTACCTTGGGTTTTTTCTGCATTTTCTGCGAACTCTCTACCTACCTGTATGGCAAGGTTCCTGCTAACCCCAGTCTGAGACTCCTGCCACGCAGGAGTAAAAGGCTTAGGATCATCGTAATCCTTGGGATAATCACCTCCTAAACCTCTTGAGACACCTACCTGTGCCATGAGAAGGTCAAAGGCTGTTGTCACGATGATTTCTTTACCGTCTTTACCCTTTATAACCTTTGCTGGAACATCTCTTATTATCTCTTTGGGTGGCTTGCCCTTCCCTTCAGTCTTCCCTGGGAATATACTGAAGGTATCAGTGAAATCGTAAAAAATCACGGGACATCTCAGGTTCTCATGGTCTAATAAAGAAAGGAGCGGATCAAAGTCCTCCCCAGTTTTTGCATTCTTCAGCTGAAGGTTCCACCTACCCGTGGGTTCTTTTTCCCATCTGAAACCTATACTACCCATAGGCAGTTGAAGCTTTCCATTTTTATCCATCATAATGAGCTTCCAGTCAGCATTCTCTTCGTCTGAGTATTCATACAAGTCAGAAGCTCTCAAAAATCTACCCATGCGGTATTTGTTTCCGTCTCTATCAAGCATTACGAGAAAAGGAAGGTTTGTGTACCTTTTTACGTAATCCTTAAAGTAAGGTACCTCCCTTTCGACAAAGAACTCTTTGAGAATTACATGAATACACGCCATGAAAAAAGCACCATCGCTACCCGGAATTAGGGGTATCCATAAGTCAGCGTATTTGGTAACATCCGAGTAGTTTGGTGAAACGCTCACTATCTTTGTCCCTCTCATTTTTGCCTCAGGTATGAAGTGACAGTCTGCTGTTCTCGTCATATTTAGATTTGTCCCCGCTATTATGATGTAAGTGCTTTGATACCAATCCGAGCTTTCACAGTTTTCCGTTTGGTCACCCCACATAGCGGGAGAATTGTGCGGAAGGTCATGATACCATTCGTAGTAACTGCAGTATATACCACCCAAAAGGTTGTTATATCTTTGCCCGGAGATAAAGCTCACAAGGCTCATAGCGGGTATAGGTGAAAAGGAAGCTATATGATCAGGTCCATACTTCTTTATAGTGTATATTTGAGCACCAGCTATTATTTCAGTAGCTTCATCCCACGTTACCCTCTTCCACCCCCCTTTACCTCTTGCGGATTTGTATCTTTTAGATCTCTCTTCATTTTCAACTATGCTTGCCCATGCCTCCACAGGGTCCTTACCTTTCTTTTTTTCTTCATAGTACATATCCCATAAGACCTTACGCACATATGGATACTTAGGTCTTAATGGTGAGTAGGGATACCATGAGGCAGTCACACCTCTCTGACAGCCTCTTGGTTCTACATTGGGAACATCTGGCTCTATCTGAGGATAGTCTACTTTCTGAAGTTCCCAAACTATCATGCCATCTTTAACAAACACCTCCCAGCTACAAGCCATGGAACAATTAACACCGTGCGCAGTTCTCACGCTGTAGTCATAGGACCATCTTTTTCTGTAAAACTCTTCCCACGACCTTGAATCTTCCGTTTCTCTGAACCACCTCATACTTTAACCTCCACAGATTTTTTGCTGAAAAGAAAAGCCAAAAAGCTTAACATAATGGCTAAACCCGTCCCCAAAGCCAGCGAAATGTAGTAGGTAAAAGTGCGGTTCGTAGTCCTACTTTCTTCAGGAGACTTAAGATAGTTAACCAAAGCGTTCACCTCATCGTCGGTGAGTCCAAGATCTGGCATAGGGGTGCCATACTCCTTTAATAAGGAAAGAGCAACGTTATCCTTTGCATTAATAAGACTTGTAGGTGACTTAATGAACCTCTTCAACCACTCTAAATCCCTCCGCTCTGACACGCCCTTCAAGTCCGGTCCTACCAGCTTTCCCTTGCCAATGGTATGACATGCTGAACACTTCTGCTCAAAAATCTTTCTACCTATATCATCCGTACCGTAGGATGACACTATACAGAGGATGAGGAGTAAAAACAGAATTTTATTCATATTCATACCTCCTAATTCAGGAAATTTAAAATATTATGACCTTTTTGTCAAATATATTAGGTAATCAGAATATCAATATATTTTTATCAAACTAACTTGACTTGGGAGGATTTGCGTTTATCTTTTGAAGGAAAACTTTCCGGAGGTATAAAGATGGAAATAGCCGGGATTTTAGAGCGTATCTCGGATAAGAATTTGAGATATATAGGAGAAAAGGTCCTAAAAGGTGTGAGGCTCTCTCCGGAGGACGCACTCTATATGTTCAGCTCACATGAACTTACTTTTATAGGAGCGCTAGCTGAATACGTAAATAGAAAGAAGAACGGCATGTTCGCTTACTTTATCATAAACAGGCAGATAAACCCTACAAATGTGTGTGTGTATCAGTGTAACTTCTGCGCTTTTGGGGTTACTAAATCCGATCAGAGAGCTTATGAGATGAGTCTTGAAGATATACTCAAAAAGGTAGGGGAAATATATGCGCAGGGTGGTAAGGAGGTTCACATGGTTGGAGGTATTCCACCCCATTGGAAGGTGGAAGATTACGTAAGACTCGTAAGAGAGATAAAGAAAGCCTTTCCTCAAATTACAGTAAAGGCATGGACAGCTATAGAAATACATCATATGTCCAAAATATCGGGAAGGTCTTACGAGGACATACTTAAAGAGCTAAAAGATGCAGGTCTTGAGGTTATACCCGGAGGTGGTGCTGAGATCTTCTCCGAGCGAGTAAGGAAAATAATAGCGCCCTATAAAGCCAATGCGAAAGAATACCTTGAGGTACACAGAACCGCTCATAAACTTGGTATACCTACCAACGCTACTATGCTCTACGGACATATAGAAACTTACGAAGATAGGGTGGATCATATGCTAAAGCTCCGAGAACTTCAAGACGAAACTGGAGGTTTCCAGGTTTTCATACCCTTAGCCTATTGGCCAGAAGGCACAAAGTTGGGTGGAAACAGAACATCCTCCGTTGATGATCTAAAAACCTTAGCAATATCAAGATTATTTCTTGATAACTTTGAACACATAAAAGCCTATTGGGTGACACTCGGTGAAAAAGTAGCTCAGATAGCTCTCAATTTTGGTGCTGATGATCTTGACGGTACGATACAGGAGGAAAAGATAGTACATTCTGCAGGTACAAAGTCAGCTTATGGACATTCAAAGGACAGACTTATAAAGCTTATAAGGAACGCTGGAAAGATACCTGTAGAGAGAGATACCTTTTACAGACCTGTATGTATATATTCATAATTGATCCTCGTCAAGTATACATTCCCCATCAATAGTGTAGTAAGGTCTCTCGTAGGTGGAGTAGTAATAGGGCGTATAAGCAACAAATTCGCCTGCGCATGTATCTACACCTTTAAAGGCAGGCACTATATAACTCTTTCCCCTTAGTTCTCTCACATCATCCTCTTTTAGGTTCTTTAGCTTGGCTATCTCAAGATCGGAGTATCCAAGTTCTTTGGCACGCCTGAGAGTCTCATTATCAAGCTCACTTTCTATGAGCACTCTTTCAAAATCCACGATCTGTTTTACGTTATGTAGAAACCATCTGTCTATCTTGGTGTATTCGTAAACATCCTCCACCGAATAGCCTCTTCTGAAAGCCTCAGCTATGTACCAAACTCTGTCCGGATTTGGAACTCTCAAGTTTCTTACGAGCGTATCATCCGGAACACGATCAAGGTAAGGGTAAGTAAGACCATATGTATCTATCTCAAGACTTCTGATAGCTTTCATAAAAGCTTCTTTAAAGGTTCTACCTATTGCCATAACTTCTCCTACGGATTTCATCATTGTTGTAAGAGTCCTATCCGTTTGGGGAAATTTGGCAAAGTCAAATCTAGGCATTTTAACCACTACGTAATCTATTGAAGGTTCAAAGGATGCAGGAGTATACTTTGTTATATCGTTTTTAAGCTCGTCAAGGGTGTAACCTATTGCAAGTTTTGCAGCCACTTTCGCTATAGGAAAACCAGTAGCCTTAGAGGCAAGAGCCGAAGACCTTGACACTCTGGGATTCATTTCTATTACATAAAAGTCTCCATTTTCAGGACTCACCGCAAACTGTATGTTTGATCCTCCCGTATCCACACCTACTTCTCTCATAATCTCTATACAGGCATCGCGTAACACCTGATACTCCTTATCGGTGAGAGTTTGAGCGGGTGCTACAGTAATTGAATCTCCTGTGTGAACACCCATAGGATCAAAGTTCTCTATTGAGCAGACTATAATGACGTTGTCCTTTGAGTCCCTTATTACTTCAAACTCGTATTCCTTCCAACCTATCAGGGATCTATCTATGAGAACCTGATGAATGGGGGAAGTCTTGAGAGCTGTTTCAAGCTTTTCTCTGAACTCTTCAATGTTGTATGCTATAGAGCCTCCGGTACCACCTAAGGTAAAAGCTGGTCTTAGTATAGCGGGAAAGCCTATCTCCTTTATGGCACTTAGCCCATCTTCAGTAGAAGATATCACAGCGCTTTCTGGCACTTTCAGTCCTATTTTTCTCATAGACTCCCTGAATAATTCCCTATCCTCGCCTTTTTTGATAGCCTGATAGTTCGCACCTATTAGTTCCACACCGTGCTTTTCTAAAATGCCTTCTTCGTAAAGCTTTACAGCCAAATTGAGAGCTGTTTGTCCCCCTAAGGTAGGAAGAAGGGCGTCGGGTCTTTCTATTTTTATTATTTCTTCAAGTACATCCGCACTCAAAGGTTCTATGTAGGTTCTATCGGCTACGCTTGGATCCGTCATTATGGTAGCTGGATTTGAATTAACAAGCACTATACTGTAACCTTCTTCCTTCAGAGCCTTACAAGCCTGAGTACCAGAGTAATCAAATTCTGCAGCTTGACCTATCACTATGGGACCAGACCCTATTATAAGTATCTTTTTTATGTCATTTCTCTTCGGCATTTTATAAAATTATAAACCTTTCTCCTCTCTGCTCTCCAGCACCTTTTTTGCTTCAGATAGAAATTCGTTGAGGTCTAAACTGTATTCTTTAGCGACTTCTTGAAGGGTTCTGTGTCCCCCACAACAATAGTCTATGTAATATCTGTCAAAGAGAGACTGTAGCTCAGGATAGGTTCTTAAAAGCTCGTTTAAAGTGATATTTTTGTCCAGCATGCCATACCTCCTTTTAAGGTGCAGGGGCTATGGTAGCTATAACCACCATATCCATATCGGCTTTCATGCCGTGAGTTTCCAAAGGCTCACAAGCGACCAGATCACCTTCCTCCACCTGTATCCATTCTTCGCCTTTGAGAAATTTGCCACTACCCTTTGCACAGTAAAGGAGAACCCTTGAGGGGCTTGTGTGAGGAGGTATTTCACTTTCTGATGGCATATAAAAGATTACTATCCTTACTTCTTTGGAATCGTATGCGAGTCTGTGTCTGAACTGCGCTTGATCTGAAACCTTCAAAAGATTCGTCTTCATCTTTTACCTCCAATTCATGCTTTTTAAGATGTTAAAGAGATACATGACAACGGATAAAAAGAGCAGTAAAGACCCAAGGTTTTTGAAAAATAAGCTATTTGTTAAAAAGCCGTAAACCTGAGTTAAAAGCCCTACATTTAGAAGGGTAGTGTGTAGGTATCCGAGCTTAAAGCTGTATATTTTACCTCTGCTCAGCATGGGGACTACGTGGTAAGTAACGCCTATTATCATTTGAGTAACAAATCCTATCAGCTGGATGTGTGCATGAACAATAGAGGGAAGCGTTTGTCTAATACTGAGTATCAGCCCTAAGGAACTTCCTAAGAGAAGGTAAAGAAAGCTCAAAAGTAAGTTCATTCGTGTAAGCGGATTCATGCTTATGTATTGTAAGTGTTTTTTTTTAATATGTAAATGATTACTATCATAATTACGCTTTGTCCCTCTCCACCAGATCCCTGACCGTTTTTATAGCCTCCTCTATGGGAATATCTATCCTCTCTCCAGTATGACGCTTTTGAAGCTCCACCTTACCATCCTTTATCTTTTTACCTATAACTATTCTGTAAGGAAAACCGCAAAGATCAGCATCGGCGAATTTAAAACCTGCGCTTTGTTCCCTATCGTCGTATATAACATCCAGATTATATTCCTGAGCTAAGTAATAAAGCTTTTCAGCAATTTGTTTCTGCTCTTGGTCAGCCGTGTTAAGACATATAATATCAAGCTCAAAGGGAGCTACCATCGTAGGCCACTTTATACCAAACTGGTCACTGTACTGTTCCACTATGGCTGACATACATCTTGATATACCTATGCCGTAACACCCCATAAATATGGGCTTGTCTTCCCCTTGCTGGTCTTTATAGTAAGCTTTCATCGGCTGAGAGTATCTTGTACCAAGCAAGAATATGTGTCCAAGCTCAAGCCCTTTACTCACTTTCAGCGGAGCATGACACTTAGGACACGGATCGCCTTCTATAACCTGTGCCACGTCAAAAAACTCTCCATAAGAGAAATCCCTTCCCGGGTTTGCGTTTACGCAGTGATAGTCAGGTTCGTTAAAGGCTACCGTCATATTTTTTATACCAAAAAGGGAATTATCCCATATTACCCTAACACCTTCCGGTAAATTGAGAGGACCTATAAAACCTCTCTCCGTTTTGAGATGCTGGTAAGTTTCCTCATCGTTGGCAAGTCTAAAGTTCTCAGTTCCCAAAATAGCTTCAAGCTTACTTTCATCTACCTCCCTATCACCTCTTATGAGGACTAAGACGGGCTTGCCTTCAACTGTATAAAGTACCGCTTTGAGTATCTTCTTAGGAGGTACACCTAAAAACTGTGAAAGCTCTTCTATGGTTCTTATACCGGGTGTATGAACACGCTTTAAAGGTCTTTCCTCTTCTATCTCCTCCTCACCCTTAGGGAGTTTTACTATCTCCGCGTTTGCTGAGTATCCACAGCTTTCGCAGTAAGCAACTCTCGCTTCACCGTATTCAGTGAGTATTACAAACTCGTGAGAACTGATCCCTCCTATGCTACCAACGCTCGCTTCTACCATAAGCGTATTGAGTTTGAGCTTTTTAAATATCCTTTCGTATGCGAACTTCATAGTTTCGTAAGAGAGCATAGCTGAAAATTCATCCGTATCAAAAGAGTATGCATCCTTCATTATAAACTCCCTTCCCCTTATGAGTCCGAATCTGGGTCTCTTTTCGTCTCTGAACTTTACCTGTATCTGGTAAAGTATGAAAGGTAATTGTCTGTAAGAATTCACAAAGGTTCTTACGAGATCCGTGACTTCCTCTTCATGAGTAGGACCAAGACAGTAATCCCTTCCATGCCTGTCCCTAAGTGTAAATAGCTCCCTACCGTAAAGATCCCATCTTCCCGTCTCTTTCCATAATTCCGAAGGATTAAGCACCGTTAGTAGTATCTCTTGCGCACCGCTTCTGTCCATCTCCTTTCTTACTATGTTTTCTATCTTTTTTATCACTTTGTATCCTGGTGGTGTGATGGCGTATATACCTGATGCCACCTGCTTTATAAAACCCCCCTTAATTAGATACCTGTGGGATGGCGCTTCAGCATCCGCGGGATCTTCCTTTGATGTATGCCAAAAGTATTTGCTCCAACGCATGAATGCCTCTTATTATATCATAAACTTTTTTTGTTTGGTTATATATTATAATGATATAAGCATGTCCTTATTTAGGAGGAGAAGCCATGACTATGGATAGGGCTTTGAGACTCACATCAGGTGTATTTCTTTTGATCGTTTTTCTTTTTGGCATAAGAGGT from Hydrogenobacter sp. carries:
- the narH gene encoding nitrate reductase subunit beta, translating into MRVKAQFGMTFNLEKCIGCNTCTVACKNVWTNREGAEYMWWNNVETKPGIGYPKRWEDQELWKGGWVKKGNKLKLRYGGKSYMLLNLFFNPHIPEMKDYYGEDPYTFTYEELHTKEQKKQQPVARPKSMVTGEEDIPITWNVNWEDNAGGTHVTGKYDVNFKGMSKEEVEALLTFKNVFYFYLPRICNHCLNPACVGACPSGAAYKREEDGIVLIDQVRCRNWRYCVSSCPYKKPYYNWRTGKMEKCILCYPRVETGLPPVCFHTCVGRIRSFGLVLYDLEKLEEALLADERSLVKAQREVILDPFDPKVIEEAKKQGIPDDWIDAAQRSPVYKLFKKWELALPLHPEFRTFPMVFYIPPLSPLATAKGKSSPSDTDIFDMEKPENGGFLPDIEDIDKMRIPIRYLANMFAAGNEEEVKKSIRRQLAVRHYFRSLKVDGKPNTEILKRVGLSEEDAKSILRGVSLAFYNERFVLPTTRREKAEIDPYTERGMTGFDIMNPWSPVNRRKSYHATEGL
- a CDS encoding cytochrome c codes for the protein MNKILFLLLILCIVSSYGTDDIGRKIFEQKCSACHTIGKGKLVGPDLKGVSERRDLEWLKRFIKSPTSLINAKDNVALSLLKEYGTPMPDLGLTDDEVNALVNYLKSPEESRTTNRTFTYYISLALGTGLAIMLSFLAFLFSKKSVEVKV
- a CDS encoding respiratory nitrate reductase subunit gamma; the encoded protein is MMENFLFIALPYVALFLFFGGIFYRLFSGFKGSYRGKWDITARGDLLWTTRSSGFFGRSSIGVASLNMHWGLLTLFIAHVVGFVGGAYGLTYLVDFFRWIGIVGGVMLLWGLLVALWRRISNPRIRSMSTFEDYAVLLFLLIITSLGMYQSVIKGVFGVSYAVGPWLSSILKFLPNATFSASIPFTNKLHIIFALIFFSYFPFTKLVHSVTFPLSYLWRPYINFRRLQALKR
- the narJ gene encoding nitrate reductase molybdenum cofactor assembly chaperone, which gives rise to MKELYLLLSELFCNPEEVAVEDVKKKGYLLATYLYTLGNELSEKLLDFLTFYPPSAEEYIDLFELSPKCPLYLGAHLFEESNTCAQAGVSDRNDYMIDLLGAYKYFGLKPDSKELPDFLPMVLEFLALTADRKEDQVRGRCIQEYILPALERMRERLQELGSYYILLFDVLAELLKLDIQKEEVKK
- a CDS encoding nitrate reductase subunit alpha; the encoded protein is MRWFRETEDSRSWEEFYRKRWSYDYSVRTAHGVNCSMACSWEVFVKDGMIVWELQKVDYPQIEPDVPNVEPRGCQRGVTASWYPYSPLRPKYPYVRKVLWDMYYEEKKKGKDPVEAWASIVENEERSKRYKSARGKGGWKRVTWDEATEIIAGAQIYTIKKYGPDHIASFSPIPAMSLVSFISGQRYNNLLGGIYCSYYEWYHDLPHNSPAMWGDQTENCESSDWYQSTYIIIAGTNLNMTRTADCHFIPEAKMRGTKIVSVSPNYSDVTKYADLWIPLIPGSDGAFFMACIHVILKEFFVEREVPYFKDYVKRYTNLPFLVMLDRDGNKYRMGRFLRASDLYEYSDEENADWKLIMMDKNGKLQLPMGSIGFRWEKEPTGRWNLQLKNAKTGEDFDPLLSLLDHENLRCPVIFYDFTDTFSIFPGKTEGKGKPPKEIIRDVPAKVIKGKDGKEIIVTTAFDLLMAQVGVSRGLGGDYPKDYDDPKPFTPAWQESQTGVSRNLAIQVGREFAENAEKTQGRSMVITGPGLLHFYHGGPLYYRALAVMLALCGCNGRNGGNFNHYVGTQHTRLHAAFVNLGGALDWTRPPRMQNSTSFWYFHTGQWRYDPMTFDTQWAENTKMKERYNHAADMNALAVRLGWLPFYPTFDKKNPLEVYEEAIKAGCRTDEEVVNWIVKQFKEGRYRFAIHDPDAKENHLKVLIVWRGNLIGTSMRGQEIALKHFLGTHHNVLWEEEPAKGLIKEIEWREPAPIGKLDLLVNLNIRMDSTANYADIVLPAAFWYEKYDVTFGDMHTFVHPLTPAIQPPWEAKHDWEAFKLIAQKFSELAKKHFPKPVKDVVVTALFMDSPDQLAQPKGEVKDWKYGECEPVPGKTFPKITIVERDYTKIYDKLVSLGPLVCQPKGYGSKGHYVDLTPIVEELKNNEVLEVRNGKIYFEKPEQICELILQISPELNGRLAYMFFKEMEKKVGLPLTDLVEPVKDRKVHYKDIISQPRRIHTTPQWGAILINEDGKQRTFAPWTLNVERLKPWHTLSGRQEIYYDHQGFRELGEALPTYKPPLDTVVLGDINLKRIEPKSKVLRFITPHGKWQIHSSFRDHWPMMQLSRGGPTVWLNPEDAKEMDIEDNDWVEMWNENGIEVVRAVVSHQVPRGMAITYHQVERHVNIPFSPLAKKYQCSDLRGGNNNATTRILMNPGTMIGGYAQFSYYTNYWGTSPSERDHCVLIRKMPHAEGRKKVIYKEEEMNKLPAK